One genomic segment of Suttonella sp. R2A3 includes these proteins:
- a CDS encoding PTS transporter subunit IIC: protein MAIQTKAFLHKYFITALSGMAAGLFVTLIAGLIMSQIGAWFGWELFVLIGKWAGVMMGAGIGVGIAVYLGAPPLVALCCLVTGMMGAHSELLVGGTLFVRDLENLPPMLRALPGNPIGAYLTAVFSYRLGAWLHGKTRLDILLLPLAMFSMALLICWTLCPPVVAAINALGQAIHYATSLQPFLMGVVISVVVGILLTLPTSSAAMCIAIGLDGLAGGAAVVGCAAHMVGFAVASFRENGISGLISQGLGTSMLQIPNVMRKPIIMLPAIVASAIVGPLATVVFALQCSALGSGMGTAGLVGVFAVIDANAGVLSVMTIWMAIVLLMFILPALIAGLMRAWMSRRGWIVQGDMALDGV, encoded by the coding sequence ATGGCGATTCAAACTAAGGCATTTCTCCATAAATACTTTATCACCGCGCTTAGCGGTATGGCGGCAGGGTTGTTTGTTACCTTGATTGCCGGCTTAATCATGAGCCAAATTGGCGCTTGGTTTGGCTGGGAGCTATTTGTATTAATTGGCAAATGGGCCGGTGTGATGATGGGGGCGGGGATTGGCGTCGGCATCGCTGTCTATTTAGGCGCGCCACCGCTGGTTGCTTTGTGTTGTTTAGTTACCGGCATGATGGGCGCACACAGCGAATTACTGGTCGGTGGTACGCTTTTTGTGCGTGATTTGGAAAACCTGCCCCCGATGCTAAGGGCGCTGCCGGGCAATCCGATTGGCGCCTACCTCACTGCCGTATTTTCTTACCGTTTAGGCGCTTGGCTGCATGGCAAAACACGGCTTGATATCTTATTACTTCCGCTCGCGATGTTTAGCATGGCGCTGTTGATTTGCTGGACGTTGTGCCCGCCGGTAGTCGCGGCGATTAACGCGCTTGGCCAGGCGATTCATTATGCCACCTCACTACAACCCTTTTTGATGGGGGTTGTGATTAGCGTGGTGGTGGGTATATTACTCACGCTACCAACCAGTAGTGCGGCGATGTGTATTGCTATTGGTTTGGACGGTTTGGCCGGTGGGGCGGCGGTGGTGGGTTGTGCAGCGCATATGGTGGGCTTTGCTGTTGCGAGCTTTCGTGAAAATGGGATCAGCGGTCTGATTTCCCAAGGGCTAGGCACCAGTATGCTGCAAATTCCTAATGTGATGCGCAAACCGATCATCATGTTGCCAGCGATTGTGGCAAGCGCCATCGTTGGCCCATTAGCAACAGTTGTCTTTGCGCTGCAATGCAGTGCGCTTGGTAGCGGCATGGGAACAGCTGGTCTGGTGGGCGTGTTCGCGGTTATTGATGCCAACGCAGGTGTTTTATCCGTCATGACGATCTGGATGGCTATTGTGTTATTGATGTTTATCTTACCCGCACTGATTGCTGGATTAATGCGTGCGTGGATGAGTCGTCGCGGTTGGATTGTTCAAGGTGATATGGCGCTTGATGGCGTTTAA
- a CDS encoding tetratricopeptide repeat protein, whose product MQKTAINSIDSKTLKQIIDEFMVLANNADFTAGKALLLQAAKHYPNEPLVFMNLGLCHLRLKELQAAYDAYQKTLALFRDETPNTNLYDGLAEACFFLDKPEETKKYGRLALETKLSQIKKIEPLPFASKHPPAFNDKNPSENIISFSLFGDNPRYCETALLNIYWAKKVLPNWTCRFYLDDSVPTHVKNRLQKHGGQIVEVSTEIKQRMSGLFWRFLVIDDPSAKRFLIRDADSLVSFKERVAINAWLRSDKWFHTMRDFCSHTELILAGMWGGCHGAIDNIQEKINTFHNLQAKGTQRFWDQHFLRYQIYPILSQSLLAHDSQDIQAGALPFPETKAKTDHERHENFHIGRNMATGRVLINTANTEHTHVSWQLVNTKSPDVIYGYTQPINGQEQVAIHLPDEHIKKLQQKIFGIKTQFFTPNDR is encoded by the coding sequence ATGCAAAAAACGGCAATCAACTCAATAGATAGTAAAACACTGAAGCAAATCATAGACGAGTTTATGGTACTAGCCAATAACGCTGATTTCACAGCTGGTAAAGCCTTACTGTTACAAGCCGCTAAACACTACCCTAATGAACCATTGGTTTTTATGAATCTTGGACTGTGCCACTTAAGACTAAAAGAGCTACAAGCGGCTTACGATGCTTATCAAAAAACACTGGCGCTATTCCGTGACGAAACACCAAACACCAACCTCTATGACGGTCTAGCAGAGGCCTGCTTTTTTCTTGATAAACCTGAAGAGACAAAAAAATATGGCAGATTAGCGCTAGAAACCAAACTGTCACAAATCAAAAAAATTGAGCCTTTGCCATTTGCCAGCAAACACCCACCCGCTTTTAACGACAAAAACCCTAGCGAAAATATCATTTCATTTTCACTCTTTGGCGATAACCCAAGGTATTGTGAAACTGCCCTACTCAACATTTACTGGGCAAAAAAAGTGTTGCCAAACTGGACTTGCCGCTTTTACCTTGATGACAGTGTGCCAACCCATGTCAAAAACCGACTTCAAAAACATGGTGGGCAGATTGTTGAAGTATCTACGGAAATAAAACAACGGATGTCGGGGCTGTTCTGGCGCTTTTTAGTGATAGACGACCCCAGCGCAAAACGCTTTTTAATTCGTGATGCAGATTCGCTGGTTTCTTTTAAAGAACGTGTTGCCATCAATGCATGGCTAAGAAGCGATAAATGGTTTCATACGATGCGCGATTTTTGCTCACACACCGAGCTGATTTTGGCGGGCATGTGGGGCGGTTGCCATGGTGCCATTGACAACATCCAAGAGAAAATAAATACTTTTCATAACCTGCAAGCAAAAGGGACACAGCGGTTTTGGGATCAACATTTCCTGCGTTACCAGATCTACCCAATCCTCTCACAAAGCCTGCTTGCTCACGACAGCCAAGACATACAAGCGGGTGCGCTGCCCTTTCCTGAAACCAAAGCAAAAACAGACCACGAACGCCATGAAAACTTTCATATAGGACGTAACATGGCAACAGGTCGGGTTCTGATCAATACTGCAAATACCGAACATACCCACGTAAGCTGGCAGCTGGTTAATACAAAATCCCCTGATGTCATTTATGGATATACCCAGCCTATCAACGGACAAGAACAGGTGGCCATTCACTTACCCGATGAGCATATAAAAAAGCTGCAGCAGAAAATATTTGGCATTAAAACACAATTTTTTACGCCGAATGATCGTTAG
- a CDS encoding Ig-like domain-containing protein, with protein MNKIITLNINRGKNTLETLQINTAGSEAVRIAAQNGVNYELIDAATQFAPENLTVLRQGDDLLIAFEGSLINEPDLIIEDYYQQSKDNPLIGLNEDGQYYAYVPEAGADVNALTMLAEQIPSGQALGGDALFQGTPLWPLVLVPLAFFLYFDDDRDTDVNTTNTDTTSDTIAPDKPTIHVADDGKSISGTAEPGSTVKIDTNGDGVPDYSTTADSEGNYTVAISGDRLINGETATATATDAAGNKSDPASDTAPDITAPDAPTINIADNGKSISGKAEPGSTVTIDVDNDGTPEYTTTADSKGNYTVNTSNHPLTNGETVSATATDAAGNKSGPATDVANDTTAPDKPTIHIADDGKLILGTAEPGSTVKIDTDGDGVPDYSTTADSEGNYTVNTSGHPLINGETATATATDAAGNKSDPASDTAPDTTAPDTPTINIADNGKSISGKAEPGSTVKIDTDGDGVPDYSTTADSEGEYTIAILGDPLTNGETATATATDAAGNKSGPATDVANDTTAPDKPTIHVTDNGKSISGTAEPGSTVKIDTDGDGVPDYSTTADSEGNYTVDTSGHPLINGETATATATDAAGNKSDPASDTAPDTTAPDTPTINIADNGKSISGKAEPGSTVKIDTDGDGVPDYSTTADSEGEYTIAILGDPLINGETATATATDAAGNKSGPATDVANDTTPPNAPKVTPNSENGSVAVAPPADPDLASYTVTYVDESDSEQNITVIKQPDGSWLSDDPSITPKADGSITIPQASVKDGSTVKAVAIDKSGNDSEEATGVAGANTHLEEITINMDINDDGYISKSEYISNETSVTIDLGTELAGETISLSVNGSVVREYKITEADYAKGYVTLTGVSVLTDVKTLNVSASITKDASGNPITDPDQVTDSAIVDLTPPAVPTMKLPEDATNDTGSDVTDNITNNTAPKLMGTGDAGDSIRVEISGETLTTTVAGDGTWSVAPTMLADGDYSIDGATIKVTATDAAGNKTLGSNTSIESFTVDSAAPVFTSSQTGADVKESTTGDVVYTAAVTDKHTYTYSLTGADAANFSIDSATGEVTQTVAFDYEAPKNRYEFEVVATDVAGNRSSQTVSGAVTNVDLGEFSITDASATEGESLTFTVTRNGDTSQAASVNYTTGFASDDTADASDIVAASGTLNFAADETSKTITIATNQESKIELSETFTVTLSDPSGDMTIGTSTAKGTIINDDALVLNILDADDTFGSQVSPNIGSNTDNYTRKPTVHVEGIPRGASWEYNLNDGSGWKTGSGRSFKLPGYDGWEGKAYHLEARLTSPDYDPAVTTGTLDMTLDQKIRDVVVNGYDSDTNTLLGIAEADAFVYDDENNNGKFDVGEANTTASSDGTFSLALKKPLTDPIYNALASEPYDKIQARLGIIDKAGNETDVGEFGNLYYFTWLLNGFDWLEGSTQTGSAAVRVHNLSDFSEVVLVKGNVSAGTYNFNGGDDSMYVSNTLDGDSRIFMGDGDDYFQANIATTGGTIIDMGAGDDTARFTRESLDYLEAGADLYMGTGNDTLIINTKRYAEGSVADGGEGIDTYKFDDGVSGLFEYLQDNNDLTGFEIFDITGGGDNRLIIEDAGAFTRNSGTFTDDNGNTYNSAMMVKGNAGDSVDFYGSTTATGTTTFGGVSYDIYSDGTNDLLVLSHSGIQII; from the coding sequence ATGAATAAAATAATCACATTAAACATTAATAGGGGTAAGAATACTCTAGAAACCTTGCAAATCAACACTGCAGGCAGCGAAGCCGTACGCATTGCTGCACAAAACGGCGTCAACTACGAACTCATCGACGCCGCCACCCAATTTGCTCCGGAAAACCTTACCGTACTCCGTCAAGGTGATGACCTGCTGATTGCCTTTGAGGGCTCACTCATTAATGAGCCAGATCTGATCATTGAAGACTATTACCAGCAATCCAAAGACAACCCACTGATTGGTCTCAACGAAGACGGCCAATACTACGCCTATGTTCCAGAAGCTGGTGCAGACGTTAACGCGCTCACCATGCTCGCAGAACAAATACCCTCAGGCCAGGCCTTGGGTGGTGACGCCTTATTCCAAGGCACCCCATTATGGCCACTGGTGCTAGTGCCATTAGCCTTCTTTCTTTATTTTGACGATGATCGCGATACAGACGTAAACACCACTAACACAGATACGACCTCTGATACCATTGCGCCTGATAAGCCAACCATTCACGTTGCTGATGATGGCAAGTCTATTTCAGGTACCGCAGAGCCAGGCTCAACGGTTAAGATTGATACCAATGGTGATGGTGTTCCTGACTACAGCACTACTGCAGATAGCGAGGGTAACTACACCGTTGCTATCTCAGGTGATCGCTTAATCAATGGTGAAACAGCCACAGCAACCGCCACCGATGCAGCAGGTAATAAATCAGACCCGGCATCAGACACTGCGCCTGATATCACGGCTCCTGATGCACCGACCATCAACATTGCTGATAACGGTAAATCTATCTCAGGTAAAGCAGAACCTGGCTCAACCGTGACCATTGATGTGGATAACGACGGCACACCTGAATACACCACTACCGCAGATAGCAAGGGTAACTACACCGTAAATACCTCAAATCACCCCTTAACCAATGGTGAAACAGTCAGTGCAACGGCAACTGATGCAGCAGGTAACAAATCAGGCCCAGCAACGGATGTGGCTAATGACACCACAGCACCGGATAAGCCAACCATTCACATTGCTGATGATGGTAAGCTTATCTTAGGTACCGCAGAGCCAGGCTCAACGGTTAAGATTGATACCGATGGTGATGGTGTTCCTGACTACAGCACTACCGCAGATAGCGAGGGTAACTACACCGTCAATACCTCGGGTCATCCCTTAATCAATGGTGAGACAGCCACAGCAACCGCCACCGATGCGGCAGGTAACAAATCAGACCCGGCATCAGACACTGCACCTGATACCACGGCTCCTGATACACCGACCATCAACATTGCTGATAACGGTAAATCTATCTCAGGTAAAGCAGAACCTGGCTCGACGGTTAAGATTGATACCGATGGTGATGGTGTTCCTGACTACAGCACTACCGCAGATAGTGAGGGTGAATACACCATCGCTATCTTAGGTGATCCCTTAACTAATGGCGAAACAGCCACAGCAACCGCCACCGATGCAGCAGGTAACAAATCAGGCCCAGCAACGGATGTCGCTAATGACACCACAGCACCGGATAAGCCAACCATTCACGTTACTGATAACGGTAAATCTATCTCAGGTACCGCAGAGCCAGGCTCGACGGTTAAGATTGATACCGATGGTGATGGTGTTCCTGACTACAGCACTACCGCAGATAGCGAGGGTAACTACACCGTAGACACCTCAGGTCATCCCTTAATCAATGGTGAAACAGCTACAGCAACCGCCACCGATGCGGCAGGTAACAAATCAGACCCGGCATCAGACACTGCACCTGATACCACGGCTCCTGATACACCGACCATCAACATTGCTGATAACGGTAAATCTATCTCAGGTAAAGCAGAACCTGGCTCGACGGTTAAGATTGATACCGATGGTGATGGTGTTCCTGACTACAGCACTACCGCAGATAGTGAGGGTGAATACACCATCGCTATCTTAGGTGATCCCTTAATCAATGGTGAAACAGCCACAGCAACCGCCACCGATGCAGCAGGTAACAAATCAGGCCCAGCAACGGATGTGGCTAATGACACTACGCCACCTAATGCACCTAAGGTAACACCAAATAGTGAGAATGGATCCGTTGCTGTTGCGCCACCAGCAGATCCTGACTTGGCGTCATATACAGTGACTTATGTGGATGAATCGGATAGTGAACAAAATATCACCGTAATCAAGCAACCTGATGGTTCTTGGTTATCGGATGACCCAAGTATTACGCCAAAAGCAGATGGTAGCATCACCATCCCGCAAGCCTCTGTAAAGGATGGTTCGACGGTAAAAGCTGTTGCTATTGATAAATCGGGTAATGATAGTGAGGAAGCTACGGGGGTTGCTGGCGCAAATACACACTTAGAAGAAATCACTATTAATATGGACATTAATGATGATGGCTATATTAGTAAGAGTGAGTATATTTCTAATGAAACTTCAGTCACCATAGATTTGGGTACAGAGCTGGCGGGAGAAACAATTTCACTCAGTGTTAACGGTAGTGTGGTTCGGGAGTATAAGATTACAGAGGCTGACTATGCCAAGGGGTATGTCACCTTGACTGGTGTGTCTGTACTAACTGATGTTAAAACGCTGAATGTTTCTGCGAGTATTACTAAGGATGCTTCTGGCAACCCAATCACAGATCCTGACCAAGTCACAGATTCGGCAATAGTTGATTTAACGCCACCAGCTGTGCCAACCATGAAACTGCCTGAAGATGCCACCAACGACACGGGGTCAGATGTTACAGATAATATAACCAACAATACAGCCCCTAAGCTTATGGGTACAGGGGATGCTGGTGATAGTATCAGGGTTGAAATTAGTGGTGAAACGTTAACGACTACGGTAGCTGGTGATGGCACATGGTCGGTAGCGCCAACCATGCTTGCTGATGGTGACTATAGTATCGACGGTGCAACGATAAAAGTCACTGCGACCGATGCCGCTGGTAATAAAACATTAGGGTCAAACACCTCTATTGAAAGCTTTACTGTAGATAGCGCAGCACCTGTGTTTACTAGCAGTCAAACGGGCGCTGATGTAAAAGAGAGTACGACAGGTGATGTGGTTTATACCGCGGCAGTTACTGATAAGCATACTTATACCTATAGTTTAACCGGTGCGGACGCGGCTAATTTCAGCATTGACTCTGCCACAGGTGAGGTGACGCAAACGGTCGCATTTGATTATGAGGCGCCAAAAAACCGTTATGAGTTTGAGGTAGTGGCAACCGATGTAGCTGGTAATCGTTCAAGTCAAACCGTTTCAGGCGCTGTAACAAACGTGGATCTTGGTGAATTTAGTATTACTGATGCCAGCGCAACAGAAGGGGAGAGTTTAACCTTCACAGTCACACGAAATGGCGATACGTCACAGGCTGCCAGTGTTAATTATACGACTGGTTTTGCAAGTGATGATACTGCTGATGCAAGTGATATTGTTGCAGCATCAGGTACACTCAATTTTGCTGCAGATGAAACCAGTAAAACCATCACCATTGCCACAAATCAAGAGTCAAAGATTGAGCTCAGCGAGACCTTTACAGTGACATTGAGTGATCCTAGTGGTGATATGACAATCGGCACATCGACGGCAAAAGGGACCATTATTAACGACGACGCATTGGTTCTTAATATTTTGGATGCTGATGACACATTTGGTAGTCAAGTATCGCCAAATATTGGTAGCAATACCGATAACTACACCAGGAAGCCCACTGTGCATGTAGAGGGGATACCACGGGGTGCTTCATGGGAGTATAACTTAAATGATGGTTCGGGCTGGAAAACTGGCTCTGGGAGATCATTTAAGCTGCCAGGTTACGATGGCTGGGAGGGTAAGGCGTACCACTTAGAAGCGCGATTAACCTCTCCTGATTATGATCCTGCGGTTACTACGGGCACGCTAGACATGACGTTGGATCAGAAAATACGTGATGTAGTCGTTAATGGGTATGATAGTGATACAAATACACTTTTAGGTATCGCCGAAGCAGATGCCTTTGTTTATGATGATGAAAATAACAATGGTAAGTTTGATGTCGGTGAAGCTAATACGACTGCCTCTAGTGATGGAACTTTCTCACTCGCTTTAAAAAAACCTCTGACAGATCCCATTTACAACGCATTAGCATCCGAACCTTATGACAAGATTCAGGCACGGCTTGGGATTATTGATAAGGCGGGCAATGAGACAGATGTGGGTGAATTTGGCAATTTGTATTACTTTACTTGGCTGCTAAATGGCTTTGACTGGCTTGAAGGTAGTACTCAAACTGGTTCTGCAGCGGTTCGAGTTCATAACTTGAGTGACTTTAGCGAAGTTGTCTTAGTAAAAGGCAATGTAAGTGCTGGAACATACAACTTCAATGGTGGCGATGACTCGATGTATGTGTCCAATACATTGGATGGTGATTCGAGAATATTCATGGGCGATGGCGATGACTATTTCCAGGCAAATATTGCTACCACGGGTGGAACCATTATTGATATGGGTGCTGGTGATGATACGGCAAGGTTTACACGTGAATCATTAGACTATTTAGAGGCAGGTGCCGACCTATATATGGGGACGGGTAATGATACGTTGATCATCAATACCAAACGCTATGCTGAAGGTAGTGTTGCTGATGGTGGTGAGGGTATTGACACCTATAAATTTGATGATGGCGTCTCAGGACTTTTTGAATACCTTCAAGACAACAATGATCTGACCGGGTTTGAGATATTTGATATCACAGGCGGTGGTGATAATCGTTTGATTATTGAGGATGCTGGGGCATTTACCCGTAACTCAGGAACGTTTACCGACGATAATGGTAATACCTATAACTCGGCAATGATGGTGAAAGGCAATGCGGGAGATAGCGTGGATTTCTATGGTAGTACAACCGCTACAGGAACAACGACTTTTGGCGGTGTTTCTTATGATATTTATAGCGATGGGACGAATGATCTCTTGGTGCTAAGTCATTCAGGTATTCAGATCATTTAA
- a CDS encoding membrane integrity-associated transporter subunit PqiC codes for MTRLAGIFFSVVLLGGCASVPTQYHLLRAQSEPAAQVMANEQSIYALRHLDLPNYLSDTIIAYWQADHQLTLEKDHRWAEPLSDNVRDVLSQQIQDISGKAAFYQYPLAYNIRPDVIIDVQIKELIADTAERDLKIRADWQISNAGERNPMSYRFNQRYPLESGDINAIVAAHQKALLALSQAIAEAL; via the coding sequence ATGACACGTTTAGCCGGAATATTTTTTAGTGTGGTGCTGCTTGGTGGTTGTGCGTCTGTACCTACGCAATATCATTTACTGCGTGCGCAAAGCGAGCCTGCTGCGCAGGTGATGGCCAATGAGCAATCGATTTATGCCTTACGTCATCTTGATCTGCCAAACTATTTGAGCGATACAATCATCGCCTATTGGCAAGCCGATCACCAACTTACGCTTGAAAAAGATCACCGTTGGGCAGAACCATTAAGCGATAATGTGCGAGATGTCTTGTCGCAGCAAATTCAAGATATCAGTGGAAAAGCTGCTTTTTATCAATATCCTCTAGCCTATAATATTCGCCCGGATGTGATTATTGATGTGCAGATCAAAGAACTGATTGCTGATACTGCCGAGCGTGATCTCAAAATACGCGCGGACTGGCAGATATCAAATGCTGGCGAGCGTAACCCGATGAGTTACCGCTTTAATCAGCGTTATCCGCTCGAGAGTGGTGACATCAACGCCATTGTTGCGGCACATCAAAAGGCGCTGCTTGCGCTCAGTCAAGCGATTGCGGAAGCCCTCTAA
- a CDS encoding intermembrane transport protein PqiB, with the protein MQEAEVKYSNISFLWLIPLAALALVLWMAYQHIVSTGPTITITFETGEGIIEGKTKILYKDLDVGTVTSVAFSEDLSEVIVEAQMIANASPLLTTNSQFWVVRPKISAAGVSGLSTLISGSYIAVDPGNGEQREYAFTGPEEPPMVQSFEQGLRLKLEANNASGINIGSPIYYRGIKVGQVGRIKYQEDTDRVSIDVFIREPYDELISINTKFWNISGVSFDVGLNGAMVEMDSIETLLLGGITFSTPTGFNTKLGQVSDNTVFTLYKSESQTIQSPSYDKYYYVLYFEDSIRGLETGAPVAFNGINVGQVIDIRLIYDDKIKKAAIPVLIELEPQRIDVVNRGDDTPENIIASLVAQGLQASMETDSLLTGAKFIKLAIYPNDIRDFAKDDYSAYEVMPSRSTGFARITDGVNEIIDKVKNLPFDELLSDAKETVNGVNNIVSSVEMANLGRTITDTLSGFNQTMRSIRTVGDNAAVTLDGLNQQLNQVIGQFEDTLYGISPESSLYYTLQETLDALQKTARSVDRIANKLNDKPNALLFGD; encoded by the coding sequence ATGCAAGAAGCAGAAGTAAAATACAGTAACATTTCCTTTTTGTGGCTGATTCCACTAGCCGCTTTGGCGCTCGTGTTATGGATGGCGTATCAGCATATTGTCTCTACAGGGCCAACAATCACCATCACCTTTGAAACAGGCGAGGGGATCATCGAGGGCAAAACAAAAATTCTCTATAAAGATCTTGATGTTGGCACAGTCACGAGTGTGGCGTTTTCAGAGGATTTAAGTGAAGTCATTGTCGAGGCGCAAATGATCGCCAATGCCTCACCGCTACTCACTACCAACAGTCAGTTCTGGGTGGTTCGTCCGAAAATTTCTGCGGCAGGGGTGAGTGGACTGTCCACGCTGATCTCTGGTAGCTATATCGCGGTTGATCCGGGCAATGGTGAGCAGCGCGAATACGCTTTTACTGGTCCAGAAGAGCCGCCGATGGTGCAGTCTTTTGAGCAGGGCTTGCGCCTGAAGCTTGAAGCAAATAACGCCAGTGGAATCAATATCGGGAGCCCGATTTATTATCGCGGGATTAAAGTTGGCCAGGTCGGGCGAATTAAATATCAAGAAGATACCGATCGGGTGTCGATTGATGTATTTATTCGTGAGCCTTATGACGAGCTGATCAGTATCAATACTAAATTCTGGAATATCAGCGGGGTTAGCTTCGATGTAGGGCTCAATGGTGCGATGGTTGAGATGGATTCGATCGAGACGCTGCTGCTTGGTGGAATCACCTTTAGTACCCCTACCGGATTTAATACCAAGCTGGGGCAGGTCAGTGATAATACGGTTTTTACCCTATATAAATCTGAAAGCCAAACCATTCAGTCGCCATCGTATGATAAATATTATTATGTCTTGTATTTTGAAGACAGCATCCGTGGCTTAGAGACAGGTGCACCGGTTGCCTTTAACGGGATTAATGTCGGGCAAGTAATTGATATTCGTTTGATTTACGACGATAAGATCAAAAAAGCGGCGATTCCTGTGTTGATTGAGTTAGAACCGCAGCGTATTGATGTGGTCAACCGTGGTGATGATACGCCGGAGAATATTATCGCCTCATTGGTGGCGCAAGGGCTGCAAGCCTCGATGGAAACCGATAGTCTGCTTACGGGCGCAAAATTTATCAAACTCGCCATTTATCCTAACGATATTCGTGACTTTGCTAAAGATGACTACAGTGCGTATGAGGTAATGCCATCGCGAAGCACCGGTTTTGCGCGGATAACCGATGGGGTTAATGAAATCATCGACAAAGTGAAAAATTTGCCGTTTGACGAATTGCTTAGTGACGCTAAAGAAACCGTTAATGGGGTGAATAACATCGTCAGTTCGGTAGAGATGGCCAATTTAGGCCGCACTATTACAGACACCCTTAGCGGGTTTAACCAAACCATGCGCAGTATACGTACGGTTGGCGATAATGCAGCGGTGACTTTGGACGGACTCAATCAGCAGCTCAATCAAGTGATCGGTCAATTTGAGGATACCCTGTACGGTATCAGCCCAGAATCGTCGTTATACTATACGCTGCAAGAAACCCTCGATGCGTTGCAAAAAACCGCACGTTCTGTTGATCGAATTGCCAACAAGCTTAATGATAAACCCAACGCGCTACTTTTTGGGGATTAA
- a CDS encoding paraquat-inducible protein A, with amino-acid sequence MTHRHNLTLETARNQGLCHCLKCGVVLEDVLEADNCSRCRAALYSRKPRSLQKTWVYLITAILLFFPANLLPITYTNSLGQPTQVDTILSSILFLWHHGSYVVAAIIFLASIVTPFFKIAVLLYLLTHQSPRKAPVLQTKLYKFIHFVGRWSMIDVFVVALLGALVQGNFATITPGTGIFAFAAVVMLTMFATEHFDTRLLWDNYREHLCKKQK; translated from the coding sequence ATGACCCATCGCCATAATCTGACGCTTGAAACCGCACGCAATCAAGGTTTGTGTCACTGCCTGAAGTGTGGGGTAGTGCTAGAGGATGTGTTGGAGGCTGATAATTGCTCACGTTGCCGCGCAGCGCTCTATAGTCGCAAACCGCGTTCACTACAGAAAACATGGGTGTATTTGATCACCGCTATTTTGTTGTTTTTCCCGGCAAACTTATTGCCGATCACCTACACAAACAGCTTGGGTCAGCCGACACAAGTCGATACTATTTTAAGCAGTATCTTGTTTTTATGGCATCATGGGTCGTATGTAGTGGCGGCGATTATTTTCTTAGCCAGTATTGTCACGCCTTTTTTCAAAATCGCCGTATTGTTATACTTACTCACCCACCAGTCGCCGCGAAAAGCGCCTGTTCTACAAACCAAGCTGTATAAATTTATTCATTTTGTGGGCAGATGGTCGATGATTGATGTGTTTGTGGTGGCGCTGTTAGGCGCTTTGGTGCAAGGCAATTTTGCAACCATTACCCCTGGGACAGGGATTTTTGCCTTCGCTGCGGTAGTGATGTTAACCATGTTTGCCACCGAGCATTTTGATACCCGCCTACTTTGGGATAATTATCGAGAACATTTATGCAAGAAGCAGAAGTAA
- a CDS encoding paraquat-inducible protein A, whose translation MTEHDELIACPYCDSLYQRTPLASGQKLTCTTCHSTIDRGLADFRKAFIFALSAILLFILAHSSPFITITLGGDSNTISILSAIGTLFENRLPILAVIVFFLIIVTPLWYLLGVLWVVISFRYRLFPRLSRHFLHWMVNLSPWNMLEVYLVAVVVTLVKIMQIAEVEFNAGFWAFCGLMIASIMTTAYFHLSDEVFKAYDPSP comes from the coding sequence ATGACTGAGCATGATGAATTAATTGCCTGCCCATACTGTGACAGCTTATACCAACGGACGCCGCTTGCCAGCGGGCAGAAACTCACATGCACCACTTGCCATAGTACGATTGATCGCGGCTTAGCCGACTTTCGTAAAGCGTTTATTTTTGCGCTTAGCGCGATCTTATTATTCATTCTTGCCCACAGTTCTCCGTTTATCACCATCACCCTCGGTGGCGATAGCAACACTATCTCGATTCTTTCAGCGATCGGTACACTATTTGAAAACCGCTTGCCCATCCTTGCGGTGATTGTCTTTTTCCTGATTATCGTCACACCACTTTGGTATTTACTCGGTGTGCTTTGGGTGGTGATTAGTTTTCGCTATCGATTGTTCCCTCGTCTCTCACGGCATTTCTTGCATTGGATGGTCAATTTATCGCCTTGGAATATGCTAGAAGTGTATTTGGTCGCTGTGGTGGTGACGCTGGTCAAAATCATGCAGATTGCCGAGGTTGAATTTAATGCTGGGTTTTGGGCATTTTGTGGCTTGATGATCGCCTCGATTATGACCACTGCGTATTTTCATTTAAGCGATGAGGTATTTAAAGCGTATGACCCATCGCCATAA